One segment of Chlorocebus sabaeus isolate Y175 chromosome 24, mChlSab1.0.hap1, whole genome shotgun sequence DNA contains the following:
- the HIF1A gene encoding hypoxia-inducible factor 1-alpha isoform X1 encodes MEGAGGANDKKNRISSERRKEKSRDAARSRRSKESEVFYELAHQLPLPHNVSSHLDKASVMRLTISYLRVRKLLDAGDLDIEDEMKAQMNCFYLKALDGFVMVLTDDGDMIYISDNVNKYMGLTQFELTGHSVFDFTHPCDHEEMREMLTHRNGPVKKGKEQNTQRSFFLRMKCTLTSRGRTMNIKSATWKVLHCTGHIHVYDTNSNQPQCGYKKPPMTCLVLICEPIPHPSNIEIPLDSKTFLSRHSLDMKFSYCDERITELMGYEPEELLGRSIYEYYHALDSDHLTKTHHDMFTKGQVTTGQYRMLAKRGGYVWVETQATVIYNTKNSQPQCIVCVNYVVSGIIQHDLIFSLQQTECVLKPVESSDMKMTQLFTKVESEDTSSLFDKLKKEPDALTLLAPAAGDTIISLDFGSNDTETDDQQLEEVPLYNDVMLPSSNEKLQNINLAMSPLPTSETPKPLRSSADPALNQEVALKLEPNPESLELSFTMPQIQDQPPSPSDGSTRQSSPEPNSPSEYCFYVDSDMVNEFKLELVEKLFAEDTEAKNPFSTQDTDLDLEMLAPYIPMDDDFQLRSFDQLSPLESSSASPESASPQSTVTVFQQTQIQEPTANATTTTATTDELKTVTKDRMEDIKILIASPSSTHIHKETTSATSSPYRDTQSRTASPNRAGKGVIEQTEKSHPRSPNVLSVTLSQRTTVPEEELNPKILALQNAQRKRKMEHDGSLFQAVGIGTLLQQPDDHAATTSLSWKRVKGCKSSEQNGMEQKTIILIPSDLACRLLGQSMDESGLPQLTSYDCEVNAPIQGSRNLLQGEELLRALDQVN; translated from the exons tagGATAAGTTCTGAACGTCGAAAAGAAAAGTCTCGAGATGCAGCCAGATCTCGGCGAAGTAAAGAATCTGAAGTTTTTTATGAGCTTGCTCATCAGTTGCCACTTCCACATAATGTGAGCTCGCATCTTGATAAGGCCTCTGTTATGAGGCTTACCATCAGCTATTTGCGTGTGAGGAAACTTCTGGATGCTG GTGATTTGGAtattgaagatgaaatgaaagcACAAATGAATTGCTTTTATTTGAAAGCCTTGGATGGTTTTGTTATGGTTCTCACAGATGATGGTGACATGATTTACATTTCTGATAATGTGAACAAATACATGGGATTAACTCAG TTTGAACTAACTGGACACAGTGTGTTTGATTTTACTCATCCATGTGACCATGAGGAAATGAGAGAAATGCTTACACACAGAAATG GCCCTGTGAAAAAGGGTAAAGAACAAAACACACAGCGAAGCTTTTTTCTCAGAATGAAGTGTACCCTAACTAGCCGAGGAAGAACTATGAACATAAAGTCTGCAACATGGAAG GTATTGCACTGCACAGGCCATATTCACGTATATGATACCAACAGTAACCAACCTCAGTGTGGGTATAAGAAACCACCTATGACCTGCTTGGTGCTGATTTGTGAACCCATTCCTCACCCATCAAATATTGAAATTCCTCTAGATAGCAAGACTTTTCTCAGTCGACACagcctggatatgaaattttcttATTGTGACGAAAG AATTACCGAATTGATGGGATATGAGCCAGAAGAACTTTTAGGCCGCTCAATTTATGAATATTATCATGCTTTGGACTCTGATCATCTGACCAAAACTCATCATGATA tgTTTACTAAAGGACAAGTCACCACAGGACAGTACAGGATGCTTGCCAAAAGAGGTGGATATGTCTGGGTTGAAACTCAAGCAACTGTTATATATAACACCAAGAACTCTCAACCACAGTGCATTGTATGTGTGAATTATGTTGTGAG TGGTATTATTCAGCACGACTTGATTTTCTCCCTTCAACAAACAGAATGTGTCCTTAAACCAGTTGAATCTTCAGATATGAAAATGACTCAGCTATTCACCAAAGTTGAATCAGAAGATACAAGTAGCCTCTTTGACAAACTTAAGAAGGAACCTGATGCTTTAACTTTGCTGGCCCCAGCCGCTGGAGACACAATCATATCTTTAGATTTTGGCAGCAACG ACACAGAAACTGATGACCAGCAACTTGAGGAAGTACCATTGTATAATGATGTAATGCTCCCCTCATCCAACGAAAAATTACAGAATATAAATTTGGCAATGTCTCCATTACCCACCTCTGAAACGCCAAAGCCACTTCGAAGTAGTGCTGACCCTGCACTCAATCAAGAAGTTGCATTAAAATTAGAACCAAATCCAGAGTCACTGGAACTTTCTTTTACCATGCCCCAAATTCAGGATCAGCCACCTAGTCCTTCTGATGGAAGCACTAGACAAAGTTCACCTGAG CCTAATAGTCCCAGTGAATATTGTTTTTATGTGGATAGTGATATGGTCAATGAATTCAAGTTGGAATTGGTAGAAAAACTTTTTGCTGAAGACACAGAAGCAAAGAACCCATTTTCCACTCAG GACACAGATTTAGACTTGGAGATGTTAGCTCCCTATATCCCAATGGATGATGACTTCCAGTTACGTTCCTTCGATCAGTTGTCACCATTAGAAAGCAGTTCCGCAAGCCCTGAAAGCGCAAGTCCTCAAAGCACAGTTACAGTATTCCAGCAGACTCAAATACAAGAACCTACTGCTAATGCCACCACTACCACTGCCACCACTGATGAATTAAAAACAGTGACAAAAGACCGTATGGAAGACATTAAAATATTGATTGCATCTCCATCTTCTACCCACATACATAAAGAAACTACAAGTGCCACATCATCACCATATAGAGATACTCAAAGTCGGACAGCCTCACCAAACAGAGCAGGAAAAGGAGTCATAGAACAGACAGAAAAATCTCATCCAAGAAGCCCTAACGTGTTATCTGTCACTTTGAGTCAAAG aactaCAGTTCCTGAGGAAGAACTAAATCCAAAGATACTAGCTTTGCAGAATGCTCAGAGAAAGCGAAAAATGGAACATGATGGTTCACTTTTTCAAGCAGTAGGAATT GGAACATTATTACAGCAGCCAGACGATCATGCAGCTACTACATCACTTTCTTGGAAACGTGTAAAAGGATGCAAATCTAGTGAACAGAATGGAATGGAGCAaaagacaattattttaataCCCTCTG
- the HIF1A gene encoding hypoxia-inducible factor 1-alpha isoform X2 → MEGAGGANDKKKISSERRKEKSRDAARSRRSKESEVFYELAHQLPLPHNVSSHLDKASVMRLTISYLRVRKLLDAGDLDIEDEMKAQMNCFYLKALDGFVMVLTDDGDMIYISDNVNKYMGLTQFELTGHSVFDFTHPCDHEEMREMLTHRNGPVKKGKEQNTQRSFFLRMKCTLTSRGRTMNIKSATWKVLHCTGHIHVYDTNSNQPQCGYKKPPMTCLVLICEPIPHPSNIEIPLDSKTFLSRHSLDMKFSYCDERITELMGYEPEELLGRSIYEYYHALDSDHLTKTHHDMFTKGQVTTGQYRMLAKRGGYVWVETQATVIYNTKNSQPQCIVCVNYVVSGIIQHDLIFSLQQTECVLKPVESSDMKMTQLFTKVESEDTSSLFDKLKKEPDALTLLAPAAGDTIISLDFGSNDTETDDQQLEEVPLYNDVMLPSSNEKLQNINLAMSPLPTSETPKPLRSSADPALNQEVALKLEPNPESLELSFTMPQIQDQPPSPSDGSTRQSSPEPNSPSEYCFYVDSDMVNEFKLELVEKLFAEDTEAKNPFSTQDTDLDLEMLAPYIPMDDDFQLRSFDQLSPLESSSASPESASPQSTVTVFQQTQIQEPTANATTTTATTDELKTVTKDRMEDIKILIASPSSTHIHKETTSATSSPYRDTQSRTASPNRAGKGVIEQTEKSHPRSPNVLSVTLSQRTTVPEEELNPKILALQNAQRKRKMEHDGSLFQAVGIGTLLQQPDDHAATTSLSWKRVKGCKSSEQNGMEQKTIILIPSDLACRLLGQSMDESGLPQLTSYDCEVNAPIQGSRNLLQGEELLRALDQVN, encoded by the exons GATAAGTTCTGAACGTCGAAAAGAAAAGTCTCGAGATGCAGCCAGATCTCGGCGAAGTAAAGAATCTGAAGTTTTTTATGAGCTTGCTCATCAGTTGCCACTTCCACATAATGTGAGCTCGCATCTTGATAAGGCCTCTGTTATGAGGCTTACCATCAGCTATTTGCGTGTGAGGAAACTTCTGGATGCTG GTGATTTGGAtattgaagatgaaatgaaagcACAAATGAATTGCTTTTATTTGAAAGCCTTGGATGGTTTTGTTATGGTTCTCACAGATGATGGTGACATGATTTACATTTCTGATAATGTGAACAAATACATGGGATTAACTCAG TTTGAACTAACTGGACACAGTGTGTTTGATTTTACTCATCCATGTGACCATGAGGAAATGAGAGAAATGCTTACACACAGAAATG GCCCTGTGAAAAAGGGTAAAGAACAAAACACACAGCGAAGCTTTTTTCTCAGAATGAAGTGTACCCTAACTAGCCGAGGAAGAACTATGAACATAAAGTCTGCAACATGGAAG GTATTGCACTGCACAGGCCATATTCACGTATATGATACCAACAGTAACCAACCTCAGTGTGGGTATAAGAAACCACCTATGACCTGCTTGGTGCTGATTTGTGAACCCATTCCTCACCCATCAAATATTGAAATTCCTCTAGATAGCAAGACTTTTCTCAGTCGACACagcctggatatgaaattttcttATTGTGACGAAAG AATTACCGAATTGATGGGATATGAGCCAGAAGAACTTTTAGGCCGCTCAATTTATGAATATTATCATGCTTTGGACTCTGATCATCTGACCAAAACTCATCATGATA tgTTTACTAAAGGACAAGTCACCACAGGACAGTACAGGATGCTTGCCAAAAGAGGTGGATATGTCTGGGTTGAAACTCAAGCAACTGTTATATATAACACCAAGAACTCTCAACCACAGTGCATTGTATGTGTGAATTATGTTGTGAG TGGTATTATTCAGCACGACTTGATTTTCTCCCTTCAACAAACAGAATGTGTCCTTAAACCAGTTGAATCTTCAGATATGAAAATGACTCAGCTATTCACCAAAGTTGAATCAGAAGATACAAGTAGCCTCTTTGACAAACTTAAGAAGGAACCTGATGCTTTAACTTTGCTGGCCCCAGCCGCTGGAGACACAATCATATCTTTAGATTTTGGCAGCAACG ACACAGAAACTGATGACCAGCAACTTGAGGAAGTACCATTGTATAATGATGTAATGCTCCCCTCATCCAACGAAAAATTACAGAATATAAATTTGGCAATGTCTCCATTACCCACCTCTGAAACGCCAAAGCCACTTCGAAGTAGTGCTGACCCTGCACTCAATCAAGAAGTTGCATTAAAATTAGAACCAAATCCAGAGTCACTGGAACTTTCTTTTACCATGCCCCAAATTCAGGATCAGCCACCTAGTCCTTCTGATGGAAGCACTAGACAAAGTTCACCTGAG CCTAATAGTCCCAGTGAATATTGTTTTTATGTGGATAGTGATATGGTCAATGAATTCAAGTTGGAATTGGTAGAAAAACTTTTTGCTGAAGACACAGAAGCAAAGAACCCATTTTCCACTCAG GACACAGATTTAGACTTGGAGATGTTAGCTCCCTATATCCCAATGGATGATGACTTCCAGTTACGTTCCTTCGATCAGTTGTCACCATTAGAAAGCAGTTCCGCAAGCCCTGAAAGCGCAAGTCCTCAAAGCACAGTTACAGTATTCCAGCAGACTCAAATACAAGAACCTACTGCTAATGCCACCACTACCACTGCCACCACTGATGAATTAAAAACAGTGACAAAAGACCGTATGGAAGACATTAAAATATTGATTGCATCTCCATCTTCTACCCACATACATAAAGAAACTACAAGTGCCACATCATCACCATATAGAGATACTCAAAGTCGGACAGCCTCACCAAACAGAGCAGGAAAAGGAGTCATAGAACAGACAGAAAAATCTCATCCAAGAAGCCCTAACGTGTTATCTGTCACTTTGAGTCAAAG aactaCAGTTCCTGAGGAAGAACTAAATCCAAAGATACTAGCTTTGCAGAATGCTCAGAGAAAGCGAAAAATGGAACATGATGGTTCACTTTTTCAAGCAGTAGGAATT GGAACATTATTACAGCAGCCAGACGATCATGCAGCTACTACATCACTTTCTTGGAAACGTGTAAAAGGATGCAAATCTAGTGAACAGAATGGAATGGAGCAaaagacaattattttaataCCCTCTG